The Guyparkeria halophila DNA window ACCGGCCTCGAATGCCTGCCACGCCTGGTCGAGATAGGCCTCGCGCTCCGACTCGTCGATCAGCGGGGCGGCCCCGGCAACCGTGAACACGATCGGAGCCAGCACGGCGAATAGCACCACCAGCCCGAACCGCCAGCCACGCCCCGGTCGGGTTCTCGCCCCCCACTCGAGCACCAGGTGGATGATCAACGCGACCATCGCCACCCACAGGGCCAGCACCGCCAGCGAACGATATCCCTCGACGGTCTCGGCCGAACGGGCCGGCGCGGGCAGGGCATCGATACGCTCGCGCAGGAAGGCGACGTCGTCCTGTAACACCCCGGTTCGCCGCGCCTCGCCACCGGCAAGCTCGGCCAACTCGGCGACGCGATCGAAGGCGGGAACGGAGACGATCACCTCGTTGTCGTCATTGCGGCGCGGCTGGCCCTCCTTGAACAAGGGCGTGCGCTCGCGCGCCATGCTCAGTGCGAACAGCGGAATGCCACGCTCGGCCAGCCCCTCGGCGCCCGCCAGGACGAGGCTGCCGAGCTCGCCGGCGAATTGCCGGCCGTCGGCCGAGGTCAGCCAGATCACCGCCCCACCCTCCAGCGTCGGCATCTCGGCGGCGAGGGCGAAGGCACGATCCGGACGGGCGACCAGGCGATCACCCACCAGGTCGGGCAGATGACCGGCGTAGAAGTCGAGCAGGCTGGCATCCGGCCCCGGCGGCAACATCACCCCGGCGGTGTCCACAGAGCGCAGCAGGCCCATGGGCCGCCTCGGCTGCGATTCGGCCAGCAATTCAATCAGCATCACCGCGCGCTCGATCCGGTTGGGCTCGACATCCCGGCCGGTCATGGCGGCGGTGCCATCGACCACGAACAGCAGCGGGGCACGGGCCTCCTCAGGCGACTCGCGGTCCTGCGCCAGGCGCGGATCGGCCAGGGCCAGCACAGAAAACAGCCAGAACAGCACCCACAGCAGGCGCGTGGCCAGGACGCCCCCCTTGCGGCGACGCCCGCCGGTGGTCGCGGCGGCAAAGGCCCAGTCGTGCAGCTCCGGGTCGGCGTAGGCATCCAGGCGAGCACGCCGCTGTCGACGCCAGAGCGCCAGCGCCAACGGCAGGATCAGCAGCCACAGGGCCTCCGGGCGGGCCAGCACGGGCCAGGTCTCGGCGCCGAGGAGCAGGCGCCAGAGATCGAGCAGGCTGTCGACGGATGACTCCATGGGCAACACCTTCAGGCGGCCAGCCGGACGTTGAGGAACTGGGCGGCGAGCAGTGCGGCAAGCCCCAGCGCGAGGAACCAGGCGAGCAGCGAATGGCGCTCACGGCGAGTGTCCCGGGCATCCGCCTCCGGCTCGTGGCGCTCGATCACGTCGGTCACCGAGAACAGGGCCTCGCGATCCCCGGCGGCAATCGCCTCGCCACCGGACAGTCGGGCCAGATCCTCGAGGGTCGGCTCCCCGCTCGCGGGGCCGGCATCGCCCGGGGCCAGGTTGACGGTGAACAGCTCGATGTTCTCGGCCCGCGCCAGCGTCAGCGCCTCGGCCGGGCTCATTTCGCCACCGGTATTGACCCCGTCGGTCCAGACGAGCAACTGCGGTGGCGCCTCGCCGCGCTCGCGGCGCTCGGCGATCGATTCCATCGCCACGGCCAGACCATCGCCGAGTGCGGTTGCACTGCCGTCGAGACCCGGCTCGAGCTGTTCGATCCAGAATCGCAGCGCGCCGTGATCGTCGGTCTCGGGCACCAGCGTGCCGGCCGAATCGGTCACCACCATCAGGGAAAAGCGGTCGCGCGGATGGGCGGTAATGAATGCGTCCAAGGCCTCGCGCATCACCCCCATGCGCGAGGCCGGCCGGCCCTCGGCGTCGCGGAAATCGCGGCTCGCCATGCTGGGGCTGGCGTCCACCAGCAGCACGATCGAGCGGGCCGGCTCGTCCGCCTGCAGCGACTCGCCCACCCAGACCGGGCGGGCCAGCGCGACCACCAGGCTGGTCAACGCGAGCAGGAGCAGGGCCAGCAACCACCGCTGACCGCCGCGCGGACCTCGGTCGGCCGGGTCGCGCCCCAGTGCCGGGTGGCGCAACAGGCGTGAAGGCGCGCGATCACGCACCCGACGCGCCCAGAACGGATAGATCACGGGCAGGGCGGTCAGCAGCAACAGCACCCAGGGCGAACCGAAGCCGATCATGCCGCCTCCTCCCGCCAGACGGCGCGGCGCATCGCGCGCAACCGCTTGCCGAGGGAATCACGCCATGAATCGGGGTC harbors:
- a CDS encoding tetratricopeptide repeat protein, which translates into the protein MESSVDSLLDLWRLLLGAETWPVLARPEALWLLILPLALALWRRQRRARLDAYADPELHDWAFAAATTGGRRRKGGVLATRLLWVLFWLFSVLALADPRLAQDRESPEEARAPLLFVVDGTAAMTGRDVEPNRIERAVMLIELLAESQPRRPMGLLRSVDTAGVMLPPGPDASLLDFYAGHLPDLVGDRLVARPDRAFALAAEMPTLEGGAVIWLTSADGRQFAGELGSLVLAGAEGLAERGIPLFALSMARERTPLFKEGQPRRNDDNEVIVSVPAFDRVAELAELAGGEARRTGVLQDDVAFLRERIDALPAPARSAETVEGYRSLAVLALWVAMVALIIHLVLEWGARTRPGRGWRFGLVVLFAVLAPIVFTVAGAAPLIDESEREAYLDQAWQAFEAGEFARAQSDFDRVAGFNARLGSGLAAFRRADYPHAVERLQAASWLAETDPQRLLALFNLGNALTLARRYGGAVDAFEAALAIDPDFDDARTNRDLVEALRGGAQEESLEPTPEFQGYESMLRREIVESDGAEMAEEMLEAEGSGQGGAVAEQAPGEREAFALDEGLLGGARKKLERIEDRPVPPMDGLLRQQPYKSGVRQGLTGDKKEAGP
- a CDS encoding vWA domain-containing protein, coding for MIGFGSPWVLLLLTALPVIYPFWARRVRDRAPSRLLRHPALGRDPADRGPRGGQRWLLALLLLALTSLVVALARPVWVGESLQADEPARSIVLLVDASPSMASRDFRDAEGRPASRMGVMREALDAFITAHPRDRFSLMVVTDSAGTLVPETDDHGALRFWIEQLEPGLDGSATALGDGLAVAMESIAERRERGEAPPQLLVWTDGVNTGGEMSPAEALTLARAENIELFTVNLAPGDAGPASGEPTLEDLARLSGGEAIAAGDREALFSVTDVIERHEPEADARDTRRERHSLLAWFLALGLAALLAAQFLNVRLAA